The stretch of DNA CGACCCCGGCGAGCGCCTCGCCACCGGGGAGGGCTCGTGGGCGGAGGTGGGCTTCACGGCGAGCGGCGGCTACCTGCGCCTCCAGTCCCACAGCGAGCTGAGCGCCATCGGGGCGGAAGGCAGCGGGCCGGGCCGCGAGGTCACCCTGCAACTCACGCGCGGCAGCGCCTGGAACGTGGTGCCGGGCGCGCAGAGCGTGGCCCGAGGCTCCCAACTGCGCACCCCGGTCGTGAGCACCGCCGCCCGCGGCGCGGAGTTCCGGGTGGACGCGGGCGGGCGGGTCCGGGTGCGCGAGGGGGACGAGGCGCCGCCCGCCGGGGCAACCGGGCCGAACAGCGTGGGAAGCCCCGCCTCCGCCGCCCGCGCCCTCACCCTGCAAGTCGACCCGCCTCCCGGCCCCCTGCGCGAGCTGACCCTCACCGCGCGCAGCCTGCCGGACGCCCAGGTGACGGCCACCGTCTCGGGCCGCCGGGTGGCGCTGACCCGCCAGGGCGACCGCTTCCGGCTGGGAGGGCTGACCCCGCCCCTGCCCGAGGGCACGTACACCGTGCGGGTGAGCGCCGAGCGCGGGGGCGAGGCGGCGACCCGCTGGCAGACGGTCGTGATCGACCGCACGGCCCCCAGCCTGACGGGGGTGCGCGCCGAGCGGGTGGGGCGCTCGCTCACCCTGACGGGGACGGCGCGGGACGCTGGGACGGGGCGGCTGACCCTGACGGCGCGGGTGGGGGGAACGACCTTCACCCGGCAGGTCTCCGGGGACTTCCGGCTGCTGCTGCCCGCCCCGGCCCCGGGCACGCCCCTGCGCGTGAGCGTGCGGGACGAGGCGGGGAACGAGAGCTATGCCGACCTCTCCTGAGCGCTCGCTGGCGCGCTACACGGTCCCCGCCGCCGCCGTGCTGGGGCTGAGCCTCGCGCTGCTGATGCCCACGAACGAGCGGCTGTGGGACGCCGTGAACCGGGCGCTGCCCGCCTCCCCCGACCCCCGGGTGGTCGTGGTGGGCATCGACGACGCCTCGCTGCGCGACTACGGGCGGCTCCCCGGCTGGCCCCCCGAGCTGTACGCGGAGGCGCTGCGGACCCTGGACGAGGCGGGCGCGCGGGCGGTCGGCCTCGACGTGCTGCTCGATGGCGCGGGCGACGCGGGCCCGGTGCTCGGAGGGACGTTCTCGCGGCCCAACGTGGTGCTCGCCACCGCCCCCGGCGAGGCGGGCGAGCTGCCCCCCGAGTGGACCTCCCCCACCGGCGTGAGCGCCCTGAACCTCGGGCCGGGCGGGGCGGTGCGCTCCTTCCAGACCGCGTACGCCACCGAGGGCGGGCGCCTGCAACCGAGCTTCGCGCGGCAGGTGGCGGTGGCGGCGGGCGAACCCGTGCCCCTCGAGACGCGGCCCCAGCCCCTGCGCGCCGTGAAGGCCGAGCCGG from Deinococcus planocerae encodes:
- a CDS encoding FecR domain-containing protein, coding for MRRTAAWTGLCALFAQGVLTVGLAQTASVAGAPPRGQYLSGRAEVLGPGNVWRAASGPPAVPLGLRVGTGRARITGSGGQVTGSVLLASASRLGVTRQEANLQEGNFVLDGPVAVHARGSHVVMDRPGRARVDLRGGITRRVAVISGSARVALAGRVVTVSAGQQLNLASGAITPFREDDPWYAAQFTGTGDATVQATRGTVRVVRGAESRSAGRGETLDPGERLATGEGSWAEVGFTASGGYLRLQSHSELSAIGAEGSGPGREVTLQLTRGSAWNVVPGAQSVARGSQLRTPVVSTAARGAEFRVDAGGRVRVREGDEAPPAGATGPNSVGSPASAARALTLQVDPPPGPLRELTLTARSLPDAQVTATVSGRRVALTRQGDRFRLGGLTPPLPEGTYTVRVSAERGGEAATRWQTVVIDRTAPSLTGVRAERVGRSLTLTGTARDAGTGRLTLTARVGGTTFTRQVSGDFRLLLPAPAPGTPLRVSVRDEAGNESYADLS